In Streptomyces chartreusis NRRL 3882, the following are encoded in one genomic region:
- a CDS encoding ABC transporter permease yields MAETKAAPPLAPARATDPRAAKAVLLRRARELALVPALLLLLVLGAVVNDSFLTERNIVSILGASAALAMVVLAESLVLITGKFDLSLESVVGIAPAVGALLVLPAAQSGWGTELPAALALLAILVAGAAVGAFNGLLVVKFKLNAFIVTLAMLIVLRGLLVGATKGKTLFGMPDSFYSLATTTFLTVPLSVWLAAVAFAVAGLVLKYHRVGRALYAIGGNADAARAAGIRVERVMLGVFVVAGVLAAVGGIMQTGYVGAISANQGQNMIFTVFAAAVIGGIALDGGKGTMFGALTGVLLLGVVQNLLTLAQVPSFWIQAIYGGIILVALMIARVTTGRAQD; encoded by the coding sequence ATGGCTGAGACCAAGGCGGCCCCGCCGCTCGCGCCCGCGCGAGCCACCGACCCGCGCGCCGCCAAGGCCGTCCTGCTCCGCCGCGCCCGCGAACTCGCCCTCGTCCCCGCGCTGTTGCTGCTCCTCGTGCTCGGCGCGGTGGTCAACGACTCGTTCCTCACCGAGCGGAACATCGTCTCGATCCTCGGCGCCTCCGCCGCCCTCGCGATGGTCGTGCTCGCCGAGTCCCTCGTGCTCATCACCGGCAAGTTCGACCTGTCCCTGGAATCGGTCGTCGGCATCGCACCCGCCGTGGGCGCCCTGCTCGTCCTGCCCGCCGCCCAGTCCGGCTGGGGCACCGAACTCCCGGCGGCACTCGCGCTACTGGCGATCCTGGTCGCGGGTGCGGCCGTCGGCGCCTTCAACGGCCTCCTCGTCGTGAAGTTCAAGCTCAACGCGTTCATCGTGACGCTCGCGATGCTGATCGTGCTGCGCGGCCTGCTGGTCGGCGCGACCAAGGGCAAGACGCTGTTCGGCATGCCCGACAGCTTCTACTCGCTGGCGACCACCACCTTCCTCACCGTGCCGCTGTCCGTGTGGCTCGCCGCGGTCGCCTTCGCCGTCGCCGGGCTGGTCCTGAAGTACCACCGCGTCGGCCGCGCCCTGTACGCCATCGGCGGCAACGCGGACGCGGCCCGGGCGGCGGGCATCCGCGTGGAGCGCGTCATGCTCGGCGTGTTCGTCGTCGCGGGCGTCCTCGCCGCCGTCGGCGGCATCATGCAGACCGGGTACGTCGGCGCGATCAGCGCCAACCAGGGCCAGAACATGATCTTCACCGTGTTCGCGGCCGCGGTGATCGGCGGCATCGCCCTCGACGGCGGCAAAGGCACCATGTTCGGCGCCCTGACCGGCGTACTCCTGCTGGGCGTCGTGCAGAACCTGCTCACCCTGGCCCAGGTGCCGTCGTTCTGGATCCAGGCCATCTACGGCGGGATCATCCTGGTCGCCCTCATGATCGCCCGGGTCACCACGGGCCGCGCCCAGGACTGA
- a CDS encoding aldo/keto reductase, whose protein sequence is MNRLGGSGVEVSALSFGAAAIGNLYTEVGEAQAHEAVEAAWQRGIRYFDTAPHYGLGLSERRLGAALRDHPREQYTISTKVGRRLEPADGTGDDLANGFAVPAAHRRVWDFSADGIRRTLESSLERLGLDRVDVVYLHDPDEHAEWAFREGYPALEKLRSEGVVGAIGAGMNQAEMLTRFVRDTDVDVVLCAGRYTLLDQSALTGLLPAAHERGTSVVIGGAFNSGLLANPQPGAKYNYTVAPSDLVQRALRLKSVAHRHGTTLRAAALAFCAAHPAVASVLVGARSAHEVRDCAHQFAARVPAGFWQDLRAKGLLPADAPVPAEESPEAPAKEPS, encoded by the coding sequence GTGAACCGGCTCGGCGGCAGCGGCGTCGAGGTCAGCGCCCTGTCCTTCGGCGCGGCCGCGATCGGCAACCTGTACACCGAGGTCGGCGAGGCACAGGCCCACGAGGCCGTGGAGGCCGCCTGGCAGCGGGGCATCCGCTACTTCGACACCGCCCCGCACTACGGCCTCGGCCTGTCCGAGCGCCGCCTCGGCGCCGCCCTGCGCGACCACCCCCGCGAGCAGTACACGATCTCCACCAAGGTGGGCCGCCGCCTGGAGCCCGCGGACGGCACCGGCGACGACCTGGCCAACGGCTTCGCCGTGCCCGCCGCCCACCGGCGCGTCTGGGACTTCAGCGCCGACGGCATCCGCCGCACCCTGGAGTCCAGCCTGGAACGCCTGGGCCTCGACCGGGTCGACGTCGTCTACCTCCACGACCCGGACGAGCACGCCGAGTGGGCCTTCCGCGAGGGTTACCCGGCGCTGGAGAAGCTCCGCTCGGAAGGCGTGGTCGGGGCGATCGGCGCCGGGATGAACCAGGCGGAGATGCTCACCCGCTTCGTCCGCGACACCGACGTCGACGTGGTGCTGTGCGCCGGCCGCTACACCCTGCTGGACCAGAGCGCCCTCACCGGCCTGCTGCCCGCCGCCCACGAACGCGGAACGTCCGTCGTCATCGGCGGCGCCTTCAACTCCGGCCTGCTGGCGAACCCGCAGCCGGGCGCGAAGTACAACTACACCGTCGCACCCTCCGACCTGGTCCAGCGGGCGCTGCGCCTGAAGTCCGTCGCCCACCGCCACGGCACCACGCTGCGCGCCGCCGCCCTGGCCTTCTGCGCCGCCCACCCGGCCGTCGCGAGCGTCCTCGTCGGAGCCCGCTCGGCGCACGAAGTCCGCGACTGCGCCCACCAGTTCGCCGCCCGCGTGCCCGCCGGGTTCTGGCAGGACCTGCGCGCCAAGGGCCTGCTGCCCGCGGACGCCCCCGTCCCCGCCGAGGAGTCGCCCGAGGCGCCGGCCAAGGAGCCGTCATGA
- a CDS encoding L-fuconate dehydratase has translation MSPTPARIIAVDTHDIRFPTSRELDGSDAMNPDPDYSAAYVVLRTDAADGHEGHGFAFTIGRGNEVQVAAIDALRGHLIDRSVDDLCADPSTLNRDLIGDSQLRWLGPEKGVMHMAIGAVVNAVWDLAGKRAGLPLWRLLAEAEPEWLVRQVDFRYLTDALTPEEALTLLRHGRQGAEQRTARLLERGYPAYTTSPGWLGYDDDKLTRLAARAVADGFRQIKLKVGADLDDDIRRCRVARSVIGPDVRMAVDANQRWDVEEAIRWTKALAEFDPYWIEEPTSPDDILGHAAIRRAVAPVKVATGEHVHNRIVFKQLLQAGALDVVQIDAARVGGVPENLAILLLAAKFGVPVCPHAGGVGLCELVQHLSMFDYVAVAGTTEDRVIEYVDHLHAHFLDPVVISEGHYTAPTAPGFSAAMRPESLARYTYPGGEFWAADLDKQKKGRAA, from the coding sequence GTGTCCCCGACGCCCGCCCGCATCATCGCGGTCGACACGCACGACATCCGCTTCCCCACCTCGCGCGAGCTCGACGGCTCCGACGCGATGAACCCGGACCCCGACTACTCGGCGGCCTACGTTGTCCTGCGCACGGACGCGGCCGACGGGCACGAGGGGCACGGATTCGCCTTCACCATCGGGCGGGGCAACGAGGTGCAGGTCGCAGCGATCGACGCGCTGCGCGGACACCTGATCGACCGCTCCGTCGACGACCTGTGCGCCGACCCGTCCACCCTGAACCGCGACCTGATCGGCGACAGCCAGCTGCGCTGGCTCGGACCCGAGAAGGGCGTGATGCACATGGCGATCGGCGCGGTCGTCAACGCGGTGTGGGACCTGGCCGGCAAGCGCGCCGGCCTGCCGCTGTGGCGGCTGCTCGCCGAGGCCGAACCCGAATGGCTGGTCCGCCAGGTCGACTTCCGCTACCTCACCGACGCCCTCACCCCCGAGGAGGCCCTGACCCTGCTGCGCCACGGCAGACAGGGCGCCGAGCAGCGCACGGCCCGGCTGCTGGAGCGCGGCTACCCCGCCTACACCACCTCACCCGGCTGGCTCGGCTACGACGACGACAAGCTCACCCGGCTCGCGGCCCGGGCCGTCGCCGACGGCTTCCGGCAGATCAAGCTCAAGGTCGGCGCCGACCTCGACGACGACATCCGCCGCTGCCGCGTCGCCCGGTCCGTCATCGGCCCGGACGTCCGCATGGCCGTCGACGCCAACCAGCGCTGGGACGTCGAGGAGGCGATCCGCTGGACCAAGGCCCTCGCCGAGTTCGACCCCTACTGGATCGAGGAACCCACCAGCCCCGACGACATCCTCGGCCACGCGGCGATCCGCCGTGCCGTCGCCCCCGTGAAGGTCGCCACCGGCGAGCACGTGCACAACCGGATCGTCTTCAAGCAGCTCCTCCAGGCCGGCGCGCTGGACGTCGTCCAGATCGACGCGGCCCGCGTGGGCGGCGTCCCCGAGAACCTCGCGATCCTGCTGCTCGCGGCCAAGTTCGGCGTCCCGGTCTGCCCGCACGCGGGCGGCGTGGGCCTGTGCGAACTCGTCCAGCACCTGTCGATGTTCGACTACGTGGCCGTGGCCGGAACCACCGAGGACCGCGTCATCGAATACGTCGACCATCTGCACGCCCACTTCCTCGACCCGGTCGTCATCAGCGAAGGTCATTACACGGCACCCACCGCGCCGGGCTTCTCGGCCGCCATGCGGCCCGAGTCGCTGGCGCGGTACACCTACCCGGGCGGCGAGTTCTGGGCCGCCGACCTCGACAAGCAGAAGAAGGGTCGGGCTGCATGA
- a CDS encoding SDR family NAD(P)-dependent oxidoreductase, whose product MSDFEGIRALVTGGASGIGRATAELLAERGAQVAVLDLDPSPVDKPLLAYRADVTDDASVREAVAAAVADLGGLDVLVNNAGTGAQGTVEDNSDDDWHRVYDVNVVGMVRTTRACLPHLRASAHASIVNTCSIAATAGLPQRALYSATKGAVYALTLAMAADHVREGIRVNCVNPGTVDTPWVGRLLDAAPDPAAERAALQARQPTGRLVGADEVAGAIAYLASPLSGATTGTSLAVDGGMQGLRLRPVTR is encoded by the coding sequence ATGAGCGACTTCGAGGGCATCAGGGCCCTGGTGACGGGCGGCGCCTCCGGCATCGGCCGGGCGACCGCGGAACTCCTGGCCGAGCGCGGCGCCCAGGTCGCCGTCCTCGACCTGGACCCGTCACCGGTCGACAAGCCGCTGCTGGCCTACCGCGCGGACGTCACCGACGACGCGTCCGTGCGCGAGGCCGTCGCGGCGGCGGTCGCCGACCTCGGCGGGCTGGACGTCCTGGTCAACAACGCGGGCACCGGCGCCCAGGGCACCGTCGAGGACAACTCCGACGACGACTGGCACCGCGTCTACGACGTCAACGTCGTCGGCATGGTCCGCACCACCCGCGCCTGCCTGCCCCACCTGCGCGCCTCCGCGCACGCGTCGATCGTCAACACCTGCTCCATCGCGGCCACCGCGGGCCTGCCGCAACGCGCCCTGTACAGCGCCACCAAGGGCGCCGTGTACGCGCTGACCCTCGCCATGGCCGCCGACCACGTGCGCGAGGGCATCCGCGTCAACTGCGTCAACCCGGGCACGGTCGACACGCCATGGGTCGGCCGCCTCCTCGACGCCGCGCCCGACCCGGCCGCCGAACGCGCCGCTCTGCAGGCCCGCCAGCCCACCGGCCGCCTGGTCGGCGCCGACGAGGTCGCGGGCGCCATCGCCTACCTGGCGAGCCCCCTGTCCGGCGCCACCACGGGCACCTCGCTCGCCGTCGACGGCGGCATGCAGGGCCTGCGGCTGCGCCCGGTGACCCGGTGA